A single region of the Bicyclus anynana chromosome 16, ilBicAnyn1.1, whole genome shotgun sequence genome encodes:
- the LOC128198881 gene encoding splicing factor, arginine/serine-rich 19-like: MTKDVGMHKDSTKRSCRTLGRGPSCGVTRTPAPSPAVAGVGGRVTLGQLPPRQKCARASARDTSAPARAMPRAPPLPLLLLLAAVAARAADVFVIADTANQTAAVAAAAQQTIAAANELSLSSDVTADELAAVGNATDAEPVVRKKRTFGDIVFRGLADVLGYNVARKAPQVVFPPPLAPVPGIDTPLAADARAQDAPLQIPFALVPLPQAAPAPCGRAAAPPPCAPPPPPPPKAKPAPPPCPKPRALPKPKPKPKPKPKPQPPPCGSGRANPTTAAPCGAAPKADSTLETVSSNFRLDFNFNRNPASAALTQAAADAPPEVPQDERPDAQQDAPAAVVAIRPQAAALPPEPPRSPRVYLDAYVVQNGVTQKIQTIDATAGAQHQPDNDFLAYDEPTDALDAPAPAPAAPAPPQQRAPAAPAPPAPSAHDDDYDYVQDAGERSMSVREFGAAVDQFWDGKKNKKKKVPSYDYRAVHFGDRELADRLRERSATEHDTHQPLQQAPADDEEVTTTTQDPRRRLKPRVLPPTEKNPNQIDTITVRVPPIYKEKRPRKLHREPQTETPPSSDDDDAPYKPYEYSYPERSNFYGDFGPYSSDRYSQLAADANSENSEPSPQTERPQRKRRRKTKRRTRSLHSQHYTAGDYDYYGKKLPISQEEEYFRGLTIPPPTADEDLLRAEKARDGNGHFLDDHERLRDDPERIKSNKASDKKQTDEAEGADETEAAEADESERSSEAQRSGEAERSGSAERSGSDERSDRLGPNARVRESGYANNYVRAHNVQVQDAQPLVRAVRRKKPARA, encoded by the coding sequence CGTTCCTGTCGGACCCTCGGCAGGGGTCCGTCATGTGGTGTTACGCGCACGCCGGCCCCTTCGCCGGCGGTGGCCGGGGTAGGGGGGCGTGTGACGCTTGGGCAACTCCCGCCGCGACAAAAGTGCGCGCGCGCCAGCGCCCGCGACACTAGTGCTCCAGCCCGCGCCATGCCGCGCGCCCCGCCGCtgccgctgctgctgctgctggcgGCCGTCGCAGCCCGCGCCGCCGACGTCTTCGTCATCGCCGACACCGCCAACCAGACCGCCGccgtcgccgccgccgcgcaGCAAACCATCGCCGCTGCCAATGAGCTCTCTCTGTCGTCCGATGTCACCGCAGACGAGCTCGCGGCCGTCGGCAACGCCACGGACGCCGAGCCGGTGGTGCGCAAGAAACGCACGTTCGGCGACATCGTGTTCCGCGGGCTAGCCGACGTGCTGGGCTACAACGTGGCGCGCAAGGCGCCGCAGGTGGTGTTCCCGCCGCCGCTCGCCCCCGTGCCCGGCATCGACACGCCGCTGGCCGCCGACGCGCGCGCGCAGGACGCGCCGCTGCAGATCCCCTTCGCGCTGGTGCCGCTGCCGCAGGCCGCGCCCGCGCCGTGCGGCCGCGCAGCCGCGCCGCCGCCCTGCGCCCCGCCACCCCCGCCCCCGCCCAAAGCGAAGCCTGCGCCGCCGCCCTGCCCGAAACCGCGCGCCCTCCCCAAGCCTAAACCTAAGCCGAAACCGAAGCCGAAGCCGCAGCCGCCGCCGTGCGGCAGCGGACGCGCCAACCCTACGACCGCGGCGCCCTGCGGCGCCGCTCCCAAGGCGGACTCGACTCTGGAAACGGTGTCCTCCAATTTCCGTTTGGATTTCAACTTTAACAGAAACCCGGCCTCCGCCGCTCTGACGCAAGCCGCCGCGGACGCACCGCCGGAAGTCCCGCAGGACGAGCGACCAGACGCGCAGCAGGACGCGCCCGCCGCGGTGGTCGCCATCCGGCCGCAGGCGGCGGCGCTGCCCCCCGAGCCGCCGCGCAGCCCGCGCGTCTACCTCGACGCGTACGTCGTCCAGAACGGGGTCACCCAGAAGATCCAAACGATCGACGCGACGGCCGGCGCGCAGCACCAGCCCGACAACGACTTCCTGGCGTACGACGAGCCCACTGACGCGCTCGACGcacccgcgcccgcgcccgccgcgcccgcgccgccgcagcAGCGAGCGCCGGCCGCGCCCGCGCCTCCCGCGCCGTCCGCGCACGACGACGACTACGATTACGTGCAAGACGCGGGGGAACGCAGCATGAGCGTGCGCGAGTTCGGCGCCGCCGTCGACCAGTTCTGGGACGGCAAGAAGAACAAGAAGAAGAAGGTGCCGTCGTACGACTACCGCGCCGTGCACTTCGGGGATCGCGAGCTGGCCGACCGACTGCGCGAGCGCAGCGCGACCGAGCACGACACGCACCAGCCGCTGCAGCAGGCGCCCGCCGACGACGAGGAGGTGACGACCACGACGCAGGACCCGCGACGTCGACTCAAGCCGCGCGTGCTGCCGCCCACCGAGAAGAACCCAAACCAGATAGACACGATCACGGTGCGCGTGCCGCCCATCTACAAGGAGAAGCGGCCGCGCAAGCTGCACCGCGAGCCGCAAACGGAGACGCCGCCGAGCTCGGACGACGACGACGCGCCCTACAAGCCGTACGAATACAGCTACCCCGAAAGAAGCAACTTCTACGGCGACTTCGGCCCGTACTCCTCCGACCGCTACTCCCAGCTCGCGGCGGACGCCAACTCGGAGAACAGCGAGCCGTCGCCCCAGACGGAGCGGCCGCAGCGCAAGCGGCGCCGGAAGACCAAGCGTCGCACGCGCTCGCTGCACAGCCAGCACTACACGGCCGGCGACTACGACTACTACGGCAAGAAGCTGCCCATCTCGCAGGAGGAGGAGTACTTCCGCGGCCTCACCATCCCGCCGCCCACCGCCGACGAGGACTTGCTGCGCGCGGAGAAAGCGCGCGACGGCAACGGGCACTTCCTGGACGACCACGAGCGGCTCCGCGACGACCCCGAGCGGATCAAGAGTAACAAAGCGAGCGACAAGAAGCAGACGGACGAGGCGGAGGGCGCCGACGAGACGGAGGCGGCAGAGGCGGACGAGAGCGAGCGCTCGAGCGAGGCGCAGCGCTCGGGCGAAGCCGAACGCTCGGGCTCGGCGGAGCGGTCGGGCTCGGACGAGCGCAGCGACCGGCTGGGGCCCAACGCCCGCGTGCGCGAGTCGGGCTACGCCAACAACTACGTGCGCGCGCACAACGTGCAGGTGCAGGACGCGCAGCCGCTGGTGCGCGCCGTGCGCCGCAAGAAGCCCGCGCGCGCGTGA